A genomic stretch from Octopus sinensis linkage group LG14, ASM634580v1, whole genome shotgun sequence includes:
- the LOC115218987 gene encoding protocadherin beta-18-like isoform X2, with protein sequence MWLCVYIVFVFLHGSTCVDLVYHVEEEKNIGTYIGNIASDSRLWNILSLKYRNLVTFNQLAQRPTRGSQLFNVTKTGKLFTIQTIDAESLCIYNTECFDIIKIALRHAQTFIKVLKVKIVIKDVNDNQPGFPIKAIDLKFDETNGKGTKKSLPNAVDKDVGILNSQIVYTLKKSNEPFSLTVSKRVDGTSKLDIVLGEALDRESVSDYYLQVIAKDGGSPPLQGVLDVHITVLDINDNAPVFTQEVYNVTIKHTHQRSMPVVVLSAKDRDSKENSKITYHFSSKTSDIAKHNFKLNDKTGEIFLLQRFFSEQLKNYKLFVEAKDGGNPPLSSIATVIVNLINQQNNAPEIDVNFVSEVQKNIAAISEGMKVGSFIAYVSVIDKDVGLNGEVHCTLNSEKFQLLNLGSNEYKIIIKKEVDREKQDHYSIKISCQDKGSPPLWTERKFSIQVIDVNDVQPHFTKDTFKFLTYENEEPNFPVGFINATDPDLGDGGQLLFSVINDNQYPVPFQITNYGFLSTTKALDREQSKSYVFKVSVSDNGTPPLNSTANIIVEVMDENDNAPYFTFPSVNPFSLDVHYHPQSKNDITVLRASDRDSRENAFLTFLILAGNNKQLFTINPHSGVLAFSRPVYQNDAGSYNLLLVVKDSGSPVLSATTTLSLTLTVSNRTSPMLTAAHIQSSDMIDINLVIIIVVTAVVISIAIVVIITICIVRCNRRRNMLHTAAMNPAMQPGREKCLMISQSNNPFAITQNPEEGVHHSTPSMRSRRDFCPEQELPVEWTSLTSPGKRLSASQACIQEVGMTSGRHERRFIATPDHYGSNVSPHKLQNSSQNKKDMSPYEEIPASKYGKY encoded by the coding sequence ATGTGGCTATGTGTATATATCGTATTTGTATTCCTTCATGGTTCCACATGCGTGGATCTAGTTTACCATGTTGAAGAGGAAAAGAACATTGGCACTTATATTGGAAATATTGCTTCTGACTCAAGACTGtggaatattttatctttaaaatatcGAAACCTTGTTACGTTCAACCAACTTGCCCAGAGACCGACAAGAGGCTCCCAACTATTCAATGTTACCAAAACAGGTAAATTATTCACCATCCAGACTATAGATGCAGAATCACTTTGTATTTACAACACAGAATGTTTTGACATTATCAAAATTGCACTCCGTCATGCACAAACTTTTATCAAAGTTTTAAAAGTGAAAATTGTGATAAAAGATGTAAATGACAATCAACCTGGATTTCCTATAAAGGCAATTGACCTCAAATTTGATGAAACAAATGGTAAAGGTACAAAGAAATCTTTACCAAATGCTGTTGACAAAGATGTAGGTATTTTAAATTCTCAGATAGTTTATACTTTAAAGAAATCAAACGAACCATTTTCATTGACAGTTTCCAAAAGAGTAGATGGAACATCTAAACTAGACATAGTCTTAGGCGAGGCACTGGATCGTGAATCTGTGTCGGACTATTACCTTCAAGTTATTGCAAAAGATGGAGGCTCCCCTCCTTTGCAAGGGGTCTTAGATGTACACATAACTGTTCtagatattaatgataatgccCCTGTGTTCACTCAAGAAGTGTACAATGTTACAATAAAACATACCCACCAGAGATCCATGCCAGTTGTGGTTTTATCTGCCAAAGATAGAGATtcaaaagaaaatagtaaaataacataTCATTTTAGTTCCAAGACATCTGATATCGCAAAacataatttcaaattaaatgaTAAAACAGGTGAGATATTTTTGTTACAGAGATTTTTCTCAGAGCAATTAAAGAACTATAAACTATTCGTTGAAGCAAAAGATGGAGGGAATCCTCCATTAAGTTCCATCGCAACCGTTATAGTAAACTTAATCAATCAACAGAACAATGCTCCAGAGATTGATGTGAATTTTGTCTCTGAAGTACAAAAGAATATCGCAGCCATATCAGAAGGAATGAAGGTAGGCAGTTTCATTGCTTATGTCAGTGTTATCGATAAAGATGTTGGCTTGAATGGTGAGGTACACTGTACTTTAAATAGTGAGAAATTTCAGCTTTTGAATCTAGGttcaaatgaatataaaataataattaaaaaagaagttGATAGAGAAAAACAAGACCATTATAgtatcaaaatttcttgccaagatAAAGGATCACCACCGTTATGGACGGAGAGAAAGTTCTCCATTCAAGTAATAGATGTCAACGATGTACAGCCTCATTTCACTAAAGACACATTTAAGTTTTTGACTTATGAGAATGAGGAACCGAATTTCCCTGTTGGGTTCATCAATGCCACAGATCCTGATTTGGGTGATGGTGGTcagcttttgttttctgtaataaatgataatcaataTCCAGTACCTTTTCAAATTACAAACTATGGCTTCTTATCAACGACCAAAGCATTGGACCGAGAACAATCTAAATCATACGTATTTAAAGTGTCTGTCAGTGACAACGGAACACCACCACTAAACAGTACAGCAAACATTATTGTTGAAGTCATGGACGAGAATGACAATGCACCGTACTTCACATTTCCTAGTGTTAACCCTTTCAGTCTAGATGTCCATTATCACCCACAAAGCAAGAATGACATCACAGTTCTGAGAGCTTCAGATAGAGACAGTCGGGAAAATGCTTTCCTtacatttttaattttggcaggcaataataaacaattatttaccATTAATCCCCATTCTGGAGTATTAGCTTTCTCTCGGCCGgtttaccaaaatgatgccgGGTCATACAATCTTTTGTTGGTTGTGAAAGACAGTGGCAGCCCAGTGCTGTCCGCAACCACTACACTGTCCTTAACACTAACTGTCAGCAACAGAACATCCCCAATGTTGACAGCTGCTCACATCCAATCTAGTGACATGATAGATATCAACTTGGTCATTATCATAGTTGTTACGGCTGTGGTGATATCAATTGCTATAGTTGTTATAATAACGATATGTATAGTGAGATGTAACAGAAGGAGAAATATGCTACATACAGCAGCAATGAATCCAGCCATGCAACCAGGACGAGAGAAATGTCTAATGATATCTCAAAGCAACAATCCTTTTGCTATAACACAGAACCCTGAAGAAGGGGTGCATCACAGTACACCATCAATGAGATCCAGAAGGGATTTCTGTCCAGAGCAGGAGCTACCTGTTGAATGGACATCATTAACGTCACCTGGAAAAAGACTTTCTGCTTCTCAG
- the LOC115218987 gene encoding protocadherin beta-18-like isoform X1: MWLCVYIVFVFLHGSTCVDLVYHVEEEKNIGTYIGNIASDSRLWNILSLKYRNLVTFNQLAQRPTRGSQLFNVTKTGKLFTIQTIDAESLCIYNTECFDIIKIALRHAQTFIKVLKVKIVIKDVNDNQPGFPIKAIDLKFDETNGKGTKKSLPNAVDKDVGILNSQIVYTLKKSNEPFSLTVSKRVDGTSKLDIVLGEALDRESVSDYYLQVIAKDGGSPPLQGVLDVHITVLDINDNAPVFTQEVYNVTIKHTHQRSMPVVVLSAKDRDSKENSKITYHFSSKTSDIAKHNFKLNDKTGEIFLLQRFFSEQLKNYKLFVEAKDGGNPPLSSIATVIVNLINQQNNAPEIDVNFVSEVQKNIAAISEGMKVGSFIAYVSVIDKDVGLNGEVHCTLNSEKFQLLNLGSNEYKIIIKKEVDREKQDHYSIKISCQDKGSPPLWTERKFSIQVIDVNDVQPHFTKDTFKFLTYENEEPNFPVGFINATDPDLGDGGQLLFSVINDNQYPVPFQITNYGFLSTTKALDREQSKSYVFKVSVSDNGTPPLNSTANIIVEVMDENDNAPYFTFPSVNPFSLDVHYHPQSKNDITVLRASDRDSRENAFLTFLILAGNNKQLFTINPHSGVLAFSRPVYQNDAGSYNLLLVVKDSGSPVLSATTTLSLTLTVSNRTSPMLTAAHIQSSDMIDINLVIIIVVTAVVISIAIVVIITICIVRCNRRRNMLHTAAMNPAMQPGREKCLMISQSNNPFAITQNPEEGVHHSTPSMRSRRDFCPEQELPVEWTSLTSPGKRLSASQACIQEVGMTSGRHERRFIATPDHYGSNVSPHKLQNSSQNKKDMSPYEEIPVVFCVLASKYGKY; this comes from the coding sequence ATGTGGCTATGTGTATATATCGTATTTGTATTCCTTCATGGTTCCACATGCGTGGATCTAGTTTACCATGTTGAAGAGGAAAAGAACATTGGCACTTATATTGGAAATATTGCTTCTGACTCAAGACTGtggaatattttatctttaaaatatcGAAACCTTGTTACGTTCAACCAACTTGCCCAGAGACCGACAAGAGGCTCCCAACTATTCAATGTTACCAAAACAGGTAAATTATTCACCATCCAGACTATAGATGCAGAATCACTTTGTATTTACAACACAGAATGTTTTGACATTATCAAAATTGCACTCCGTCATGCACAAACTTTTATCAAAGTTTTAAAAGTGAAAATTGTGATAAAAGATGTAAATGACAATCAACCTGGATTTCCTATAAAGGCAATTGACCTCAAATTTGATGAAACAAATGGTAAAGGTACAAAGAAATCTTTACCAAATGCTGTTGACAAAGATGTAGGTATTTTAAATTCTCAGATAGTTTATACTTTAAAGAAATCAAACGAACCATTTTCATTGACAGTTTCCAAAAGAGTAGATGGAACATCTAAACTAGACATAGTCTTAGGCGAGGCACTGGATCGTGAATCTGTGTCGGACTATTACCTTCAAGTTATTGCAAAAGATGGAGGCTCCCCTCCTTTGCAAGGGGTCTTAGATGTACACATAACTGTTCtagatattaatgataatgccCCTGTGTTCACTCAAGAAGTGTACAATGTTACAATAAAACATACCCACCAGAGATCCATGCCAGTTGTGGTTTTATCTGCCAAAGATAGAGATtcaaaagaaaatagtaaaataacataTCATTTTAGTTCCAAGACATCTGATATCGCAAAacataatttcaaattaaatgaTAAAACAGGTGAGATATTTTTGTTACAGAGATTTTTCTCAGAGCAATTAAAGAACTATAAACTATTCGTTGAAGCAAAAGATGGAGGGAATCCTCCATTAAGTTCCATCGCAACCGTTATAGTAAACTTAATCAATCAACAGAACAATGCTCCAGAGATTGATGTGAATTTTGTCTCTGAAGTACAAAAGAATATCGCAGCCATATCAGAAGGAATGAAGGTAGGCAGTTTCATTGCTTATGTCAGTGTTATCGATAAAGATGTTGGCTTGAATGGTGAGGTACACTGTACTTTAAATAGTGAGAAATTTCAGCTTTTGAATCTAGGttcaaatgaatataaaataataattaaaaaagaagttGATAGAGAAAAACAAGACCATTATAgtatcaaaatttcttgccaagatAAAGGATCACCACCGTTATGGACGGAGAGAAAGTTCTCCATTCAAGTAATAGATGTCAACGATGTACAGCCTCATTTCACTAAAGACACATTTAAGTTTTTGACTTATGAGAATGAGGAACCGAATTTCCCTGTTGGGTTCATCAATGCCACAGATCCTGATTTGGGTGATGGTGGTcagcttttgttttctgtaataaatgataatcaataTCCAGTACCTTTTCAAATTACAAACTATGGCTTCTTATCAACGACCAAAGCATTGGACCGAGAACAATCTAAATCATACGTATTTAAAGTGTCTGTCAGTGACAACGGAACACCACCACTAAACAGTACAGCAAACATTATTGTTGAAGTCATGGACGAGAATGACAATGCACCGTACTTCACATTTCCTAGTGTTAACCCTTTCAGTCTAGATGTCCATTATCACCCACAAAGCAAGAATGACATCACAGTTCTGAGAGCTTCAGATAGAGACAGTCGGGAAAATGCTTTCCTtacatttttaattttggcaggcaataataaacaattatttaccATTAATCCCCATTCTGGAGTATTAGCTTTCTCTCGGCCGgtttaccaaaatgatgccgGGTCATACAATCTTTTGTTGGTTGTGAAAGACAGTGGCAGCCCAGTGCTGTCCGCAACCACTACACTGTCCTTAACACTAACTGTCAGCAACAGAACATCCCCAATGTTGACAGCTGCTCACATCCAATCTAGTGACATGATAGATATCAACTTGGTCATTATCATAGTTGTTACGGCTGTGGTGATATCAATTGCTATAGTTGTTATAATAACGATATGTATAGTGAGATGTAACAGAAGGAGAAATATGCTACATACAGCAGCAATGAATCCAGCCATGCAACCAGGACGAGAGAAATGTCTAATGATATCTCAAAGCAACAATCCTTTTGCTATAACACAGAACCCTGAAGAAGGGGTGCATCACAGTACACCATCAATGAGATCCAGAAGGGATTTCTGTCCAGAGCAGGAGCTACCTGTTGAATGGACATCATTAACGTCACCTGGAAAAAGACTTTCTGCTTCTCAG
- the LOC115218987 gene encoding protocadherin gamma-A4-like isoform X3 translates to MWLCVYIVFVFLHGSTCVDLVYHVEEEKNIGTYIGNIASDSRLWNILSLKYRNLVTFNQLAQRPTRGSQLFNVTKTGKLFTIQTIDAESLCIYNTECFDIIKIALRHAQTFIKVLKVKIVIKDVNDNQPGFPIKAIDLKFDETNGKGTKKSLPNAVDKDVGILNSQIVYTLKKSNEPFSLTVSKRVDGTSKLDIVLGEALDRESVSDYYLQVIAKDGGSPPLQGVLDVHITVLDINDNAPVFTQEVYNVTIKHTHQRSMPVVVLSAKDRDSKENSKITYHFSSKTSDIAKHNFKLNDKTGEIFLLQRFFSEQLKNYKLFVEAKDGGNPPLSSIATVIVNLINQQNNAPEIDVNFVSEVQKNIAAISEGMKVGSFIAYVSVIDKDVGLNGEVHCTLNSEKFQLLNLGSNEYKIIIKKEVDREKQDHYSIKISCQDKGSPPLWTERKFSIQVIDVNDVQPHFTKDTFKFLTYENEEPNFPVGFINATDPDLGDGGQLLFSVINDNQYPVPFQITNYGFLSTTKALDREQSKSYVFKVSVSDNGTPPLNSTANIIVEVMDENDNAPYFTFPSVNPFSLDVHYHPQSKNDITVLRASDRDSRENAFLTFLILAGNNKQLFTINPHSGVLAFSRPVYQNDAGSYNLLLVVKDSGSPVLSATTTLSLTLTVSNRTSPMLTAAHIQSSDMIDINLVIIIVVTAVVISIAIVVIITICIVRCNRRRNMLHTAAMNPAMQPGREKCLMISQSNNPFAITQNPEEGVHHSTPSMRSRRDFCPEQELPVEWTSLTSPGKRLSASQHQNMVNTKVKSCC, encoded by the coding sequence ATGTGGCTATGTGTATATATCGTATTTGTATTCCTTCATGGTTCCACATGCGTGGATCTAGTTTACCATGTTGAAGAGGAAAAGAACATTGGCACTTATATTGGAAATATTGCTTCTGACTCAAGACTGtggaatattttatctttaaaatatcGAAACCTTGTTACGTTCAACCAACTTGCCCAGAGACCGACAAGAGGCTCCCAACTATTCAATGTTACCAAAACAGGTAAATTATTCACCATCCAGACTATAGATGCAGAATCACTTTGTATTTACAACACAGAATGTTTTGACATTATCAAAATTGCACTCCGTCATGCACAAACTTTTATCAAAGTTTTAAAAGTGAAAATTGTGATAAAAGATGTAAATGACAATCAACCTGGATTTCCTATAAAGGCAATTGACCTCAAATTTGATGAAACAAATGGTAAAGGTACAAAGAAATCTTTACCAAATGCTGTTGACAAAGATGTAGGTATTTTAAATTCTCAGATAGTTTATACTTTAAAGAAATCAAACGAACCATTTTCATTGACAGTTTCCAAAAGAGTAGATGGAACATCTAAACTAGACATAGTCTTAGGCGAGGCACTGGATCGTGAATCTGTGTCGGACTATTACCTTCAAGTTATTGCAAAAGATGGAGGCTCCCCTCCTTTGCAAGGGGTCTTAGATGTACACATAACTGTTCtagatattaatgataatgccCCTGTGTTCACTCAAGAAGTGTACAATGTTACAATAAAACATACCCACCAGAGATCCATGCCAGTTGTGGTTTTATCTGCCAAAGATAGAGATtcaaaagaaaatagtaaaataacataTCATTTTAGTTCCAAGACATCTGATATCGCAAAacataatttcaaattaaatgaTAAAACAGGTGAGATATTTTTGTTACAGAGATTTTTCTCAGAGCAATTAAAGAACTATAAACTATTCGTTGAAGCAAAAGATGGAGGGAATCCTCCATTAAGTTCCATCGCAACCGTTATAGTAAACTTAATCAATCAACAGAACAATGCTCCAGAGATTGATGTGAATTTTGTCTCTGAAGTACAAAAGAATATCGCAGCCATATCAGAAGGAATGAAGGTAGGCAGTTTCATTGCTTATGTCAGTGTTATCGATAAAGATGTTGGCTTGAATGGTGAGGTACACTGTACTTTAAATAGTGAGAAATTTCAGCTTTTGAATCTAGGttcaaatgaatataaaataataattaaaaaagaagttGATAGAGAAAAACAAGACCATTATAgtatcaaaatttcttgccaagatAAAGGATCACCACCGTTATGGACGGAGAGAAAGTTCTCCATTCAAGTAATAGATGTCAACGATGTACAGCCTCATTTCACTAAAGACACATTTAAGTTTTTGACTTATGAGAATGAGGAACCGAATTTCCCTGTTGGGTTCATCAATGCCACAGATCCTGATTTGGGTGATGGTGGTcagcttttgttttctgtaataaatgataatcaataTCCAGTACCTTTTCAAATTACAAACTATGGCTTCTTATCAACGACCAAAGCATTGGACCGAGAACAATCTAAATCATACGTATTTAAAGTGTCTGTCAGTGACAACGGAACACCACCACTAAACAGTACAGCAAACATTATTGTTGAAGTCATGGACGAGAATGACAATGCACCGTACTTCACATTTCCTAGTGTTAACCCTTTCAGTCTAGATGTCCATTATCACCCACAAAGCAAGAATGACATCACAGTTCTGAGAGCTTCAGATAGAGACAGTCGGGAAAATGCTTTCCTtacatttttaattttggcaggcaataataaacaattatttaccATTAATCCCCATTCTGGAGTATTAGCTTTCTCTCGGCCGgtttaccaaaatgatgccgGGTCATACAATCTTTTGTTGGTTGTGAAAGACAGTGGCAGCCCAGTGCTGTCCGCAACCACTACACTGTCCTTAACACTAACTGTCAGCAACAGAACATCCCCAATGTTGACAGCTGCTCACATCCAATCTAGTGACATGATAGATATCAACTTGGTCATTATCATAGTTGTTACGGCTGTGGTGATATCAATTGCTATAGTTGTTATAATAACGATATGTATAGTGAGATGTAACAGAAGGAGAAATATGCTACATACAGCAGCAATGAATCCAGCCATGCAACCAGGACGAGAGAAATGTCTAATGATATCTCAAAGCAACAATCCTTTTGCTATAACACAGAACCCTGAAGAAGGGGTGCATCACAGTACACCATCAATGAGATCCAGAAGGGATTTCTGTCCAGAGCAGGAGCTACCTGTTGAATGGACATCATTAACGTCACCTGGAAAAAGACTTTCTGCTTCTCAG